The genomic stretch TCATTTATAGGTTTTCCTTTTATATATGATTCTAAAAGTTTTCCGTTGCTGTCAAAATTAATAATGCAGTCTTTTGAAACCTGTAAGAATGCTCCCTCGCCTACTCTTGAAGCCGAAAGCTCTAGTATACTTTTTAATTCACTTCCGCTTAAAGTGGTTAGTATTATAAGATTATCAAAAGGAAAAAACTCATAAATATTTCCTAATGTAACTTTTCCGCTTGGAAGCTCTCCTCTTAAAGAACCAGAATTAATTAATGCTATATCAATACCCTCCTGTGAGGAAGAGACTATATCCGAAACAAAATTACCCAAAGCTGCAGATTTATTTCTTATATCTTCATCAGTCAAAGCATATGGAAGAACAGCTATTTCAGTATTAAACTCTTTATCAACTTCTTTTTGCATCTCATCTATTTTTGCAAGTATAGTTTCATCTTCTTTTATAGTTTCATCTAATCTTGTAAGTTTATAATTAGGATAAGCATATTTTCCATTTTTAAACATCACATCTATAGTACCAATATACTCTCCGTACTCTCCAGCCTGCACTATAGTGGTATTTCCTATAATCACTGGTTTTTCAATCAATGTATGAGTATGTCCTCCTATTATAATGTTAAATACATTAGGCAGACTCTCTGCTATTTTTTTGTCAGTATCAAATCCTGCATGACTTAATAAAATTGTCATGTCATTTGTTGTATTTATAGGAGTAGTATTAAGAAGATTTTTTAAAGATAATATTTCATCTTCTATATCTATATAATCAAGCCCCTGAGTAATATTCATTTTCTCACTTTGCAAAACTCCTACTACAGCAACATTTATACCTTTAATATTAGTTATCATATAAGAAGGCACATAATTTTCACCAGTAGCTATAACTTTTACATTGCATGCTATTGTAGGAAAGTTTCTGTTACTTATAATATTATTAAGCTGATTTATACCAAAATCAAATTCATGATTTCCAAGTGCAGATACATTAACCCCCAAATCATTCATAAGTTCAACCTCGTCCATTCCCTGATAAACAATAGAAAAAACACTTCCCGTAATAGTATCGCCCGCATGCATAACTATAACATTTTCATTAGTCTTTTTTATATTATCAATAAAAGTTTTTCTTCTAGCAGCTCCGCCGTATCTATTGGTACTGCCGTCTTCTTTTGATACTAATTCCTTATTTTTTGAATGTGTATCATTCATATGAACTATTGTAAAAACTTTTACAGCATTATAATCAGAACATGAAATAATAAAAACAATAGAAATTATAAATGTAAGAAATATTTTTTTCATTTGAGTATCCTAAAAGTTTATAGGCTTATGATATAATTATTAATTTTTTAAGTCAATAATAGACTGTATGTAAATATGTAAAATAAATAATTCATATGTTAATAATTTGACTAAAATATAAATAGGTTTATCATATTACAAGTTTATCAAAAATTATTATTCGGAAATAACTATGGAAAGTGAAGCAGTATTAAACAATTCAAATACAGATAAAAAAACTAACGATCTGGCAAATAAGCCAGTAGGAAAATTATTATTTCAATTGGCAATTCCAGCAATAGCAGCTCAGATAATAAATGTATTATACAATGTAGTAGACAGAATGTATATAGGTCATATTAAAGATATTGGAGCTACGGCTTTAACTGGTGTAGGAGTAACAATGCCCGTAATTATAGCAGTATCTGCATTTGCATATCTTGTAAGTATGGGAGGTTCTCCTCGGGCATCTATTATGATGGGAAAACAGGATTATAATAAAGCAGAAGAGATACTCGGAAACTGCACTATGACTTTAATCATAATCTCTATAACTTTAACTATAATACTAATAATATTTGCAAAACCTATACTTATGCTTTTTGGTGCAAGCGAAAACACTATCATATACGCATTAAGATATTTAAGAATATACTCTATTGGAACAATATTTGTACAGTTAGCACTTGGACTAAACGCTTTTATAACAGCACAAGGTAAAGCAAAAACAAGTATGTTCACGGTATTAATAGGAGCTTTAGTTAATATTATATTAGACCCTATATTCATATTTGTATTTAATATGGATGTAAGAGGTGCTGCACTTGCTACAATTATATCGCAGGCAATATCATGTATATGGATTCTCTCATTTATGACATCAAAAAGAACAATTTTGAAATTGAAAATAAAAAACTTCAAAATAAAGCCTAATGTAATACTTCCTTGTTTAGCTTTGGGATTTTCTCCGTTTATAATGCAGTTTACCGAAAGTATTTTGTCAGTATCTTTTAATACTTCTCTTTTAAAATACGGAGGAGATTTGGCAGTAGGAGCTATGACAATATTAAGCAGTATTATGCAGTTTTCTTTTCTCCCTATAATGGGTCTTACTCAGGGAGCTCAGCCTATTATAAGCTATAATTATGGAGCTGGAAATATGCAAAGAGTAAAAAGCACTTTTAAAATACTTCTTATAAGCTGTTTATCATTTTCTGTATTAATGTGGACAATATCGATATTTTTCCCCTATTTATTTGTAGGAATATTTACAAGTGATGAAGAGTTAATAAATTATAGTATATGGGCTTTAAGAATATATATGGCAAGCTCTTTAATATTTGGAGCCCAAACTGCATGTCAGCAGACATTTGTTGCTTTGGGCAATGCAAAAATATCAGCATTTCTTGCTATATTAAGAAAAGTTATACTATTAATACCGCTTATATTTATACTTCCATTATTTTTTGATAATAAAGTTATGGCTGTATTACTAGCAGAACCTATAGCTGATTTTTTAGCAGTATGTACAACTGTTACATTATTCAGATTATATTTTAAAAATATAATGAAATATACAAAAACAAATACTTAATAAAACAGAAATATTAAAGTGATGCATATATATATAATATTATAAAATAAATATAATAATATATATTTTCTAACATATAAAACTAATAAATTTCTTTTAAAATAATCTTTAATTATTGAAATATGTAAACAAATTATATATAATAATTACTGCTATTAAAATATCAGGATTTTTATTATGTTTAAAAAATTTAGTCTCCAAATAAAAATTAGCTTATCAATATTAATACCTTTGCTAATTATGCTTATTATTTCAAACACTATTAATGTTATCTATGTAAAAGAAGCCAGTAAAAAACTATCATACAAAATTTTGGAGGAAAGTTCTAAGGGAGAAACAGCTACATTACAATCATTTATGGAAGATGATCTTTATTACACAATCGGACTTGGAAAAGTTATAGAAGGTTTTTACAGCGACGGAATGACAAACAGAAATTTTTATGAAACAACAGTATACAATTTCTTCACAAAACTTTCTCAAAGAATTAGTTCTATACATATAGCATTTGAGCCTAATACTTTAGATAACGATTCTAATTATATTAATTCTCTTAAATACTCAAAAGCAAATGGACAATTCAATTACTCTGTTTCAAGATCAGTCGGAACTAGCATACTTGAATCATATTCAGATGCCTCAATATTTCAGAATGATTATTATGTAAATGCTTTAAAGACAGCAGAAATATATATTACAGATATATAAATCTTCTTCTGGAAATATTTTATATACTTGGGCAATACCTATCAAAAACAGCAGAAATAAAGTTATTGGGGTCATAGGATTAGATGTATTGGCTAATTCTCTTAATAATCTGCTTTCTAAAATAAAAACTTTTGAAGGCACAACTGTTACATTATTTGATAATGCCGGAAATATAGTATATGACAGTGATAATACAAATTATATATATAAATCTCTTGACAGCATATATCCATATTATAAAGAACATGATGTTTATAATAAGATAAAAAGCGGAGAAAATTTAATATTTGAAAATTTCAGCGGCACATTAAAAAAATATTATACATACTCTTTCACGCCATTAGAGATGTCTAAAGGCAGATATTGGGGATTTAAATTAACTGCTCCTAATGATGTTATATTAAGAGACAGCAATACAATAAGAAATATTATGATTATTATATCAGCAGTTATAGTAGTTATAAGTGCTGTAATAGTACCTTTTATCATCAAAAGAAAAGTAACAAGTATGATAGCCGGTCTTTCTAAAGATATGTACAAAATATCAAGCGGAGACATATCATTCCATATAGGACATAAGTTTTTAAATATGAATGATGAATGGGGAGACATAGCTAAAAGCTGCGAAAATATTTTGAATAATTTAAACAAAGTAGTTTCAACAGTAAAATATTCAGCAGAACAAGTTTCTACTGCCGCAAATGAAGTACTGACTGGAAACAATGACTTATCTGACAGAACAGAATCCCAAGCATCTAGTTTGGAAGAGACAGCCGCTTCTATGAATGAAATGGCAAGTGCAATAAAGGAGTCAGCAGAAGGCGTTGCTCAAAGTACAAGTATGGTAACTGACGCAAAAGAATATATAAATAAAGCCGGCAGTATTATAGAAGATAGCGTAAATAAAATGAATGATGTACATGAAGCTAGTACTAAAATAATGGACATCACCAAACTCATAGAAAATATTGCATTTCAAACTAATATACTTGCTCTTAATGCTTCAGTGGAGGCAGCAAGAGCAGGAGATAATGGAAGAGGTTTTGCTGTAGTAGCCAGCGAAATAAGAAACCTAGCACAAAATACTCAGGAATCTGTAAAAAGTATTACTTCATTAATAACAGACAGCAATAATAAAATAAAATTAGCTGCAAATAGTGTACAAGAATCGCAGGAAATATTCGGAGAAATATTAGAAAAAATGGATAATACTTCCATTGTAATGGCTAAAATAAATACAGCAGCTCAGGAACAGGAAAAAGGAATAGATCAGGTTAATATTGCAATAAGCAATATGGATAGTGCTGTACAAAAGAATGCTGCTTTGGTATCTGAAGCAGCTTCAGCTTCAGAATCATTACTTAGTGAAGCTAATGAATTAATAAAAACTATAGAATATTTTAAATTAAAAAATTAGTAAAAATAAAAAGTTCATATTATGATTTAAGAAAGTGAGTTTGCAAGTATAGATTAGTTTGGTTATATTGATTGTACTTTTAATAATGATGGGCGTATACAATATAATAAATATTGATTAAGCAAAATACTATCTTAAATAAAATTTCACAGGAGTTTGCCAAAGAATGAACAAGGTAATAAATTAAGTTTAGTTGTAAAATAATACTTATATCAAATAACATAGATTAATAAATATAAATTAGAAAATACGGAATTTCTAAAAGAAAATAATATGAATAGGATATTTCAAATTAAGAAATTAAATAACAAATTTTATATTCAAATTTTTCTTATTATATATAATGGTTTATTTTATAAGAAAAATTCTAAATTAAGAGGCGTTTTTTATGAATGATAAGGTAAGCTTAAATATAAAAATAAGTTTATTCATTATAATACCTATTATAGTAATAATATTGATATTTGGTATTATAAATACAATACATACATACAATATGACAAAAGAAATGTCATTATTCACAATATTTCAGATGTCTCAAAAAGAAGTATTTGAAATAGAATCTATAATCAATGTGGAAGTAAACTATCTTAATAATATAAAATATTCTGTAGAAAATCTATATAATTATAATATCAGAAATAGAGAAATATATGAGGATTTAATGAAAAGATTTGCAAATGATATGAGTACTAATGCTGTTTCTATATCTTTAATATTTTTAACTAATGCTCTTGACAATGACAGTATGTATATTAACAATCCTCTTTACAAAAATATTGACGGAAGATTAGGAATATATTTACTCAAAGATACAAATAATAATATAGACAGAATTAATATGGAAGAAGCAGATTTGCAATACAGCTATTTAGATACTACTATAAAAAGCAAAGAACCTCATATTACACCTTTAAACTATTATCCAGTACAGGGAAAATACAGACCTATGTATACATACTCAATACCAATATTTTCCAAAGACAATAAAATAGTTGCTGTATCTTCTTTAAATTTATCTTTAGATAATATAATATTCTATGAAGATACAAATGGATTTACAATTTCATTATTTAATGAAAAAGGGAATATTATTTACTGTACTACAGATAAATACCGTATTGGGGAAAATATTACTAATTCATCTGATATATACGGATATAATAATTTATTAGAAACTATATGTTCAAATAACACTGTATTTAAAGAATCATATAATAAAAAAACATCTAGTAAATATTTCCATATATTCAGACCAATACATATGTTTGATGATGTGTATTGGGCAATAGAATTAGCCGTATCTGCAAAAGCAGAATTTTTCAGTAATTATAAAATTATAATAATGATGTGGATTATAATATCGTCAATCATTATTATAATAGTCATTATAGTACCGTCTATTATTAATAAGAGAGTATTATCAGTAATGAATGATTTAAATGATAATATTACCAAAATAAAAGATGGAGATATATCTTGGAGTGTTTCTGAAGATTATTTGAAATTAAATGATGAGATAGGGGATATGAGCAGAGGAATTAACAATACGGTTGAATATTTAAATGATTTGGTTACTGCGGTAAAAGGAAAAGTAGATAAAATTTCTGAAAATTCAAATGATATATCAGATTTTGTAGATAAAATTAACGATAAAGACAACAAAATAATAAAAAATCAAAACTACCAATTTGTAAGTCAGGTTACTGAAACTTCAAAATCTCTTATAGAAGAATCAAAAGAACTTCAAAAAATTATAGAATATTTTAAACTTAGAGAATAAATTGTACAAAAATATTATTTGACATTAAACTATATAGAATATATACTAAAAACAATATTAAAATATAACTTGGGTAGTAAAATGTTTAGTAAAAATTACCATATTTTATTTATAGGATTGATATCTCTAATTGTTAATATATCCTGTTCAAAAATAGAAGAAACTGTATCTCAAAATCAATCTTCAAAATATTTTGCTTTACAAATAAATATAGGTTCAGAACCATATACTATAGACCCAAGTTTTAATGTAACATCAGATACTTTGATATATTTAAGACATATATTTGAAGGCTTAGTTACAAAAGATAAAGACGGAAAAATAATACCTGCTGTAGCAAAAAGCTGGACTATAAGCAGCGACGGATTAGTATATACTTTTAATCTCAGAGACAATGCGTATTGGAGTGATGGAAAAGGGGTAGTAGCTCAGGACTTTGTATATTCATTCAGAAGATTATTTGACACAAATACTAAAAGCAAATACGCTTATCAGTATAATATGATAAAAAATGCTAAAGATATTAATATTGGAAAAATAGAGCCTAAATATCTTGGTGTAGAAGCTATTGATGATTATACTTTGAAAATTATGTTAGAAATGCCATTAACATATTTTCTTGAAATTTTAGCCTACCCTACTTTTTATCCATTAAGAGAAGATATAATTAAAGCATATGGAGAAAAATGGACTGACAGCCCGCAAACTTTAATAGGAAACGGACCTTTTAAAGTTGTTGAAAGAAAATTTAATGAATATATTATTATGGAAAAAAATGAATTATACTGGAATACAAAAGAAGTAATACCAAGCAGATTAGAGTTCATACTTAGAAATGACAATGAATATTCTCTAAGCTCTGTAAAAAGCGGACTTCTTCATTTTTCTAGGAACTTCCCAAGAGAATATATTTCTTCATTAGAAAAAGCGGGATACATAAAAAATGTTCCAAGAATATCTTCATATTTCTATTTTATAAATACAACAAACAAAACATTATCAGATTCTAATGTAAGAAAAGCATTATCTCTTGCCATAGATAGAAATTACATAGTTGAAAAAATCACAAAAAGCGGAGAAAGACCAGCAGCCGCTTTAGTACCTTACGGAGTACCAGGATTTTTTGGAGATTTCAGAGAAAACGGCGGAGACTATATTGATATTACAAGAAATAATTATGAAAATAATATCAAAGAAGCAAAAAAACTTATGATGCTTGCAGGATATCCTAATGGAAATAATTTTCCTACATTAACTTTTAAAACAACTCATGGAGTGCATATATATATATTTGAGGCTGTTCAGAAAATGTGGAAAGAAAATCTTGGTATTGATGTAGTTATCGAAGAGTTGGAATGGTCTGATTTACTGAAACAGAGATTTGATAAAAATATAGATATTGCAAGCGGAGGCTGGAATGGAGATTTCAATGATCCTATCAACTTTTTATCGATATTTTTAAGCTCATCTCCTAATAATAACAGCGTTTACAGTAATTCAAGATATGATGATCTTATAAAAACAGCAAGTTTAATAGGAGATGTCTCTCATAGAATGATGACTATGCATAAAGCCGAAGAAATATTAATATCAGATATGGCAATAATACCTATTTATTTTTATAATGAACCTCTTTTAGTTTCGCCTAAACTAAAGGGAGTAGAATATGATCCTATGGGACAATATAATTTCTCTAAAGCATATTTATTAGAATAATAAATATTTACTATATAAACAATACTATCAAAAAAATAATACATTATAAAGTATTTTTTAATAAAAATTGAGGAGAACAAAAATGAAAAAAATAAATGTTTTATTTATTTTTATAATTTTTTTATTTGTATTATCTTGTTCAAATACAAATAAAAAAGACGAAGGAATATCAATATACATAAATACTGGTCCGGAACCAAATACTATAGACCCTAGTATTAATGTTACTTCAGATGCTGTATTTTATTTAATTCATACATTTGAAGGATTAGTTGAAAAGGATATGAACGGAAAATTATCTCCTGCCGTAGCAGAAAGCTGGGAAATAAGCGATGACGGACTTACATATACTTTTAAACTAAGAACAAATGCTAAATGGACTGATGGAAAGCCTGTTACTGCAAATGATTTTGTATATTCTTGGCAAAGAGTTGTAGACCCTGCTACTGGAAGTCAATACGGATATCAGCATGAACCTGTAAAAAATGCTAAAGCAATTACGGCAGGTGAAATGCCAAAAGAAAATTTGGGTATAAAAGCAATAGATGATTATACTTTAGAAGTAACTTTAGAAGCTCCTACTGCTTATTTTTTAGAGCTTTTAAGTTTCCCTACTTTTTATCCATTAAGAAAAGACATAATAGAACAATATGGAGATAAGTGGACATTAAATGCTGATACATATATAGGAAACGGTGCTTTTAAACTTATTGAAAGAAACAGAGATGAAAGTCTTGTAATGGTAAAAAATACCAATTATTGGAATATAGAAAATATAGTACCTGATAAAATTACATTTGTACTTATGGAAAATGAAACAGCTTCTGTAGCTGGAGTTAAGGCTGGTACTTTGCATTTTGCAAGATCATTCCCTAGACAGGATATACAAACTCTTCAAAAAGAAGGACTTATAGTAATAAAACCTAGAATATCATCATACTACTATTGTCTAAACTTAACTAATGATGTATTAAAAGATGTAAGAGTAAGAAGAGCATTATCTCTTGCTATAGACAGAAACTACATAGTAGAACAAGTAACAATGGGCGGAGAAAAACCTGCAGGTGCTTTAGTTCCTTATGGAATATCTGACTATGATGGAGATTTCAGAGAAAACGGCGGAGAATATATTGATATAACTAAAGAAGGATATGCTAAAAATGTAGAAGAGGCTAAAAGATTAATGGCGGAAGCAGGATATCCTAATGGAGAAGGTTTTCCTGT from Brachyspira murdochii DSM 12563 encodes the following:
- a CDS encoding MATE family efflux transporter is translated as MESEAVLNNSNTDKKTNDLANKPVGKLLFQLAIPAIAAQIINVLYNVVDRMYIGHIKDIGATALTGVGVTMPVIIAVSAFAYLVSMGGSPRASIMMGKQDYNKAEEILGNCTMTLIIISITLTIILIIFAKPILMLFGASENTIIYALRYLRIYSIGTIFVQLALGLNAFITAQGKAKTSMFTVLIGALVNIILDPIFIFVFNMDVRGAALATIISQAISCIWILSFMTSKRTILKLKIKNFKIKPNVILPCLALGFSPFIMQFTESILSVSFNTSLLKYGGDLAVGAMTILSSIMQFSFLPIMGLTQGAQPIISYNYGAGNMQRVKSTFKILLISCLSFSVLMWTISIFFPYLFVGIFTSDEELINYSIWALRIYMASSLIFGAQTACQQTFVALGNAKISAFLAILRKVILLIPLIFILPLFFDNKVMAVLLAEPIADFLAVCTTVTLFRLYFKNIMKYTKTNT
- a CDS encoding peptide ABC transporter substrate-binding protein, with protein sequence MKKINVLFIFIIFLFVLSCSNTNKKDEGISIYINTGPEPNTIDPSINVTSDAVFYLIHTFEGLVEKDMNGKLSPAVAESWEISDDGLTYTFKLRTNAKWTDGKPVTANDFVYSWQRVVDPATGSQYGYQHEPVKNAKAITAGEMPKENLGIKAIDDYTLEVTLEAPTAYFLELLSFPTFYPLRKDIIEQYGDKWTLNADTYIGNGAFKLIERNRDESLVMVKNTNYWNIENIVPDKITFVLMENETASVAGVKAGTLHFARSFPRQDIQTLQKEGLIVIKPRISSYYYCLNLTNDVLKDVRVRRALSLAIDRNYIVEQVTMGGEKPAGALVPYGISDYDGDFRENGGEYIDITKEGYAKNVEEAKRLMAEAGYPNGEGFPVMEFKADPGIHVKIFEAVQQMWKENLGIDVTLTQEEWAVFLQTRYDRNITMARGGWNGDFDDPVNFMTLCISYSPNNYSVYSNKAYDDMINQVMLSGDQKFRMETMHKAEDLLMKEEAIIPIYYYTEPLLVSPKLKDVYYDSLGFHRFHRCYLE
- a CDS encoding bifunctional metallophosphatase/5'-nucleotidase — translated: MKKIFLTFIISIVFIISCSDYNAVKVFTIVHMNDTHSKNKELVSKEDGSTNRYGGAARRKTFIDNIKKTNENVIVMHAGDTITGSVFSIVYQGMDEVELMNDLGVNVSALGNHEFDFGINQLNNIISNRNFPTIACNVKVIATGENYVPSYMITNIKGINVAVVGVLQSEKMNITQGLDYIDIEDEILSLKNLLNTTPINTTNDMTILLSHAGFDTDKKIAESLPNVFNIIIGGHTHTLIEKPVIIGNTTIVQAGEYGEYIGTIDVMFKNGKYAYPNYKLTRLDETIKEDETILAKIDEMQKEVDKEFNTEIAVLPYALTDEDIRNKSAALGNFVSDIVSSSQEGIDIALINSGSLRGELPSGKVTLGNIYEFFPFDNLIILTTLSGSELKSILELSASRVGEGAFLQVSKDCIINFDSNGKLLESYIKGKPINDNEKYIVAVADYIFNGGEKYIDSNGKPLFQYGENTIHTGLDMRDLIIKKLKEYKNVPESAIDNRERIIFN
- a CDS encoding peptide ABC transporter substrate-binding protein, which produces MFSKNYHILFIGLISLIVNISCSKIEETVSQNQSSKYFALQINIGSEPYTIDPSFNVTSDTLIYLRHIFEGLVTKDKDGKIIPAVAKSWTISSDGLVYTFNLRDNAYWSDGKGVVAQDFVYSFRRLFDTNTKSKYAYQYNMIKNAKDINIGKIEPKYLGVEAIDDYTLKIMLEMPLTYFLEILAYPTFYPLREDIIKAYGEKWTDSPQTLIGNGPFKVVERKFNEYIIMEKNELYWNTKEVIPSRLEFILRNDNEYSLSSVKSGLLHFSRNFPREYISSLEKAGYIKNVPRISSYFYFINTTNKTLSDSNVRKALSLAIDRNYIVEKITKSGERPAAALVPYGVPGFFGDFRENGGDYIDITRNNYENNIKEAKKLMMLAGYPNGNNFPTLTFKTTHGVHIYIFEAVQKMWKENLGIDVVIEELEWSDLLKQRFDKNIDIASGGWNGDFNDPINFLSIFLSSSPNNNSVYSNSRYDDLIKTASLIGDVSHRMMTMHKAEEILISDMAIIPIYFYNEPLLVSPKLKGVEYDPMGQYNFSKAYLLE
- a CDS encoding PDC sensor domain-containing protein — translated: MNDKVSLNIKISLFIIIPIIVIILIFGIINTIHTYNMTKEMSLFTIFQMSQKEVFEIESIINVEVNYLNNIKYSVENLYNYNIRNREIYEDLMKRFANDMSTNAVSISLIFLTNALDNDSMYINNPLYKNIDGRLGIYLLKDTNNNIDRINMEEADLQYSYLDTTIKSKEPHITPLNYYPVQGKYRPMYTYSIPIFSKDNKIVAVSSLNLSLDNIIFYEDTNGFTISLFNEKGNIIYCTTDKYRIGENITNSSDIYGYNNLLETICSNNTVFKESYNKKTSSKYFHIFRPIHMFDDVYWAIELAVSAKAEFFSNYKIIIMMWIIISSIIIIIVIIVPSIINKRVLSVMNDLNDNITKIKDGDISWSVSEDYLKLNDEIGDMSRGINNTVEYLNDLVTAVKGKVDKISENSNDISDFVDKINDKDNKIIKNQNYQFVSQVTETSKSLIEESKELQKIIEYFKLRE